AGCTGGCGCGGAGCATCGGTAAGTCGTTGCGGATTCTCAAGGACGAGACGAAGGCGCTGAGCTCTGACGACGACCCCAAGGAGCCGACGGGCGAGAGCGGGGACTCGACCAAGCCCTCCGCCAAGGATGACTCGCACGACAAGTAGGCGGGTGCGTCGCAGCCCTGACGCACGCATGCCTCTGCGCGACCATCTGGTCGAGTTGCGCAACCGCATCATCTACTCGGTCGTCGGGATCGCCCTCGCGGCGATCGGCGGCTGGTTCTTGTTCGATCCCGCCTTCGAAGCGCTCCAACGCCCCCTGCTCGAGGCCGCCTCGAGCGATGACGCCATTGTGTCCGTCAACTTCGCTGGCCTGGCGACCGCGCTCGACATGCATGTGAAGGTCGCCTTCTTCTTGGGACTCATCATGAGTTCGCCTTGGTGGCTTTACCAAGTGTGGGCCTATGTCGCCCCCGGCTTGACGGGGAAGGAGCGCCGTTACACCGTCGGCTTTCTGGCCGCGGCCATCCCACTGTTTCTTAGCGGCATCGTCGCTGCATGGCTGGTATTCCCGCACGCGGTCACCATCCTCACGGACTTCCGGCCAGAGGGCACCCAACAACTCCTCGACGCCGAGCTCTATCTCACCTTCGCGATGCGGCTATTGATCGCCTTCGGGCTCGCCTTCGTGTTTCCGGTAATCATGGTGGCACTCACGTGGGTCGGCATCGTGCCGTGGAAGTCCTGGCTGAAGGCCTGGCGCTGGGCGGTGCTCCTGATCTTCGTGTTCGCCGCCGCCATGACGCCTACCCCTGACGCGATCACGATGATCGGGATGGCCATACCGATGGTTGGGCTGTACTTTGGCGCCATCGGTATAGGCGCCCTCAGACAGCGACGGCGCGCAAAGGAGCGCGAGTGAGCAAAGTTGGAGTGATCACCAATCCCACGTCGGGTTCTGGCAGGGGCAGAGCGTGGGGACAAGAAACACTCGCATTGCTCGCCGCCAAGGGCCACCAGGTCAACGATTTGTCCCGCGGCTCATGGCCGGCCTCCTACGAGGTGGCAATGCGTGCGCGGCGTCACCTTGACGCGCTCGTCGTGGTCGGCGGCGACGGCATGGTGCACTTGGGGATCCAGGTATGTGCAGAGAAGAAGCTTCCGCTGGGAATCGTCGCGGCTGGCTCTGGCAACGACGCTGCGATCACGCTCGACCTGCCCATTCACCACATCGGCGAAGCGGTCAATCGCATCGATGACGGTCTTCAGGGAGATGTGGCCACGATCGACCTAGGAAAGATGTCGGGAAGCCGGGTGGAACTGCCGGCCTCGCCAAGATACTTTGCTGCCGTGTTGTCCGCTGGCATTGACGCCGCGATCGCCTCTTACGCACGCCGAATCACCCGCCCGCGCGGGCCCGCCAAGTACAAGCTGGCGACGCTACGAGAGTTGCCGCGCTATCGGCCCTACAGCGTCACGGTCACAGTCGATGGCGTCACGTGGTCCCAGCAGTGCACCCTGGTGGCCGTCGCCAACTCGCCCGTCTTTGGCGGGGGGCTGCGGATCTCGCCAGCATCGTCAGTGACCGACGGTCTGCTTGAGTTCGTCATCACTGAGCCTTTGCGCCGGCGCGACATCGTCCGCATGTTTCCCAAGCTCTACGATGGCTCGCACATCGACGACCCTCGCGTCCGTATCGTTCAAGCCCGCAAGGTGACGATCCAGCAATCGGTTGATGGGGCCTCACTCGCGCCGGCCTTCGCCGATGGCGAACTCGTGGGCGGCGAGCCCCTCACGATCGAGGTCGTGCCGCATGCACTGCGCGTCCTGGGCGCCCGTCCGCGTTAGATTGGCGAGGTGACCAGCCCAGCCGAACGCTACGCCGCCTCGCGCCGGAAACGGCGCTCCGCTGAAGTGCTCGCGTTCGAACAGACGCTGCCATTCCCGCTCGATGACTTTCAGCAAGAGGGGTGTGAGGCGGTGGCTCAAGGCCACTCGGTGCTTGTCGCTGCACCAACTGGCGCGGGCAAGACCGTCGTCGGAGAGTTCGCCGTGGCCCATGCGCGCAGCCGCGGCCTCAAGGCCTACTACACGACGCCCATCAAGGCTCTCAGCAATCAGAAGTTCGGGGACTTGCGTGCGGTGTACGGGCCCGACAAGGTGGGCCTGCTCACGGGCGACACCTCCATCAATCCGCATGCGGACATCGTGGTGATGACCACCGAGGTTCTCCGCAATATGATCTACGCCGATTCTCGTGATCTCGACAACCTCGGCGTCGTCGTCCTCGAC
The Demequina sp. TMPB413 DNA segment above includes these coding regions:
- a CDS encoding diacylglycerol kinase family protein yields the protein MSKVGVITNPTSGSGRGRAWGQETLALLAAKGHQVNDLSRGSWPASYEVAMRARRHLDALVVVGGDGMVHLGIQVCAEKKLPLGIVAAGSGNDAAITLDLPIHHIGEAVNRIDDGLQGDVATIDLGKMSGSRVELPASPRYFAAVLSAGIDAAIASYARRITRPRGPAKYKLATLRELPRYRPYSVTVTVDGVTWSQQCTLVAVANSPVFGGGLRISPASSVTDGLLEFVITEPLRRRDIVRMFPKLYDGSHIDDPRVRIVQARKVTIQQSVDGASLAPAFADGELVGGEPLTIEVVPHALRVLGARPR
- the tatC gene encoding twin-arginine translocase subunit TatC, which codes for MPLRDHLVELRNRIIYSVVGIALAAIGGWFLFDPAFEALQRPLLEAASSDDAIVSVNFAGLATALDMHVKVAFFLGLIMSSPWWLYQVWAYVAPGLTGKERRYTVGFLAAAIPLFLSGIVAAWLVFPHAVTILTDFRPEGTQQLLDAELYLTFAMRLLIAFGLAFVFPVIMVALTWVGIVPWKSWLKAWRWAVLLIFVFAAAMTPTPDAITMIGMAIPMVGLYFGAIGIGALRQRRRAKERE
- the tatA gene encoding Sec-independent protein translocase subunit TatA codes for the protein MGALRGWHIVVLLIVVLLLFGAPRLPELARSIGKSLRILKDETKALSSDDDPKEPTGESGDSTKPSAKDDSHDK